A genomic segment from Juglans regia cultivar Chandler chromosome 14, Walnut 2.0, whole genome shotgun sequence encodes:
- the LOC109020297 gene encoding transcriptional regulator TAC1-like encodes MESDHPTGSTPENLDQAATSDIHDQGASQARSYDCTFCKRGFSNAQALGGHMNIHRKEKAKLKRFANESQPSSNIPRVTPSYSPIPRYSSWPLEAKPGDGRSAIKWPWLNPSQQYYGDHFGTRYETHVGDDHVQQLPLFVETPISDEDQKSSSEFDHGKTDEGFSSPSTRRESSGSEIDLELRLGAPEPHQDPYSTPTGTKKFF; translated from the coding sequence ATGGAGTCGGACCATCCAACCGGATCAACCCCAGAAAACCTGGACCAGGCCGCAACCTCAGATATTCATGACCAAGGTGCAAGCCAGGCCAGGTCCTATGACTGCACCTTCTGCAAGAGAGGCTTCTCAAATGCACAAGCCTTAGGAGGACACATGAATATCCACCGAAAAGAAAAGGCTAAACTGAAGCGATTCGCGAATGAAAGTCAACCGTCTTCGAACATCCCAAGGGTCACTCCCTCGTATTCTCCAATACCTAGGTATTCTTCATGGCCATTGGAAGCCAAGCCTGGAGACGGTAGAAGCGCCATCAAATGGCCTTGGCTTAATCCCAGCCAACAATATTATGGTGATCATTTTGGTACGAGGTATGAAACCCATGTTGGTGATGATCACGTCCAGCAACTTCCACTGTTTGTCGAAACACCAATATCGGACGAAGATCAAAAGTCATCTAGCGAATTTGATCATGGGAAAACTGACGAGGGTTTTTCATCGCCATCCACCCGCCGTGAGTCGTCAGGTTCGGAGATAGACCTTGAGCTCAGACTGGGGGCACCTGAGCCTCATCAGGACCCATATTCAACACCAACGGGTACTAAAAAGTTcttctga
- the LOC109014916 gene encoding uncharacterized protein LOC109014916 codes for MKKSFAVLVQEASGFENLPFLEKDCRNYIDKARYLQLGKCGAGTLCEYFERMQYKNDGFFAMIDFDDDVRLRNVFRADARSKVAYQYFSAVVTFDTTYLTNRTNLKEFTDQYDAVLRKKIENENEADCYSFNVTILVVSVNPLGKIFQKLYTNSKFREVQREIMGMLGCLPILHQKDVVVAIYHVETKFLLMVSSSQLPIVCHLMRLRVKPSVPTDSDARPEVSRYACIIKMCYGMITNAASCDDHADNMIAKLTAMNEVYRTNMSLQQIGSDVVVIGVDANTVWSSKKILNPHVVRGKGRPPSLWKKSMTERVCKPTLKKVAQKGKRKQPPQNTVEVLESSGTQFGIAMIETQESMQL; via the exons ATGAAAAAGAGTTTTGCCGTTCTTGTGCAAGAAGCTAGTGGGTTCGAGAACTTGCCGTTCTTAGAAAAAGACTGTCGTAATTATATCGATAAGGCACGTTACCTTCAACTTGGGAAATGTGGCGCTGGAACCCTTTGTGAGTATTTTGAGAGGATGCAATACAAGAATGATGGATTTTTTGCAATGATAGATTTTGATGATGACGTTAGATTGAGGAATGTATTTAGGGCAGATGCACGAAGTAAGGTAGCCTACCAATATTTTAGTGCTGTCGTCACATTTGacaccacatatttgacaaatag gacaaatttaaaagaatttactGATCAATATGATGCTGTGTTAaggaagaagattgagaatgaaaatgagGCGGACTGCTACTCATTTAATGTCACAATACTCGTGGTGTCAGTCAATCCACTTGGGAAGATATTTCAGAAGTTGTACACGAACTCTAAATTTCGAGAAGTTCAACGTGAGATAATGGGGATGCTCGGTTGTCTGCCAATTCTACACCAAAAGGATGTTGTAGTTGCAATATATCATGTAGAGACGAAGTTCCTGTTGATGGTTTCATCAAGTCAATTACCCATCGTGTGTCATTTAATGAGACTGCGTGTGAAGCCTAGTGTTCCTACGGATT CTGATGCGAGGCCAGAAGTCAGCAGATATGCATGTATAATCAAGATGTGTTACGGCATGATAACAAATGCAGCGTCATGTGATGATCATGCTGATAATATGATTGCCAAGTTAACTGCAATGAACGAGGTATACCGCACCAACATGTCATTGCAACAAATCGGTTCCGACGTTGTAGTTATAGGTGTCGATGCAAATACAGTTTGGAGTTCAAAGAAGATACTCAACCCCCATGTTGTGAGAGGTAAAGGCAGGCCACCATCTCTCTGGAAAAAATCAATGACTGAGAGAGTGTGCAAACCCACGTTGAAGAAAGTTGCTCAGAAGGGAAAACGTAAACAG CCGCCCCAAAACACTGTCGAAGTGTTGGAGTCTAGTGGAACCCAGTTTGGCATTGCAATGATTGAGACTCAAGAAAGT ATGCAACTTTAG
- the LOC109013153 gene encoding tropinone reductase homolog At5g06060-like, with product MAQTDRWSLQGKTALVTGGTKGIGYAIVEELAGLGATVYTCSRNEADLNGCLSDWEKKGFRVVGSVCDLTSRTQREELMNKVSDQFKAKLDLLVNNVGTNLPKPTVEYTAEDFAFTVSTNLESAYHVCQLAHPLLKASGAGSVVFISSAAGLVSAQSGSIYEATKGAINQLTRSLACEWAKDNIRTNCIAPWWIRTPLLDFVFSNEQIMQALASRTPLRRPGEPKEVSSLVAFLCLPASSYITGQTISVDGGMTVCGF from the exons ATGGCGCAGACTGATAGATGGTCTCTTCAGGGAAAGACCGCTCTTGTTACTGGTGGAACTAAAGGAATTGG GTATGCTATTGTGGAGGAATTGGCAGGGCTGGGGGCGACTGTATATACATGCTCCCGAAATGAAGCTGATCTTAATGGATGCTTAAGCGACTGGGAAAAGAAGGGTTTCCGCGTCGTCGGTTCAGTCTGTGACCTTACGTCTCGAACCCAACGAGAGGAACTCATGAACAAAGTTTCCGATCAATTTAAAGCCAAACTCGATCTCCTT GTAAACAACGTGGGAACCAACCTTCCGAAACCAACAGTAGAGTACACAGCCGAAGATTTCGCTTTCACCGTCAGTACCAATCTTGAATCTGCTTACCACGTGTGCCAACTTGCACATCCTCTTCTGAAAGCATCAGGGGCAGGAAGCGTGGTTTTCATTTCTTCTGCTGCTGGATTGGTGTCTGCACAAAGTGGCTCTATTTATGAAGCAACTAAAG GAGCAATAAACCAACTTACTAGAAGTTTGGCATGTGAGTGGGCAAAAGACAACATTAGGACTAACTGCATTGCGCCTTGGTGGATCAGAACTCCCCTCCTTGATTTT GTGTTTTCTAATGAACAGATTATGCAAGCTTTAGCTTCACGAACTCCTCTCAGACGGCCTGGCGAGCCGAAGGAGGTTTCGTCGTTGGTGGCATTCCTTTGCCTGCCCGCATCCTCTTACATAACTGGACAGACTATTTCTGTTGATGGAGGGATGACTGTGTGTGGCTTCTAA